A single Desulfocurvus vexinensis DSM 17965 DNA region contains:
- a CDS encoding STT3 domain-containing protein gives MQNAGPQAGAPGRHGLRDRLALLAVLAAAYLAGLYPRLLELPLWAHPLLAVDGEPLMATHDAYAWLAGVRGLGTGAGSAMAGLIAGAAGLFGVTPGQAAFWIPALAAPLVGVAAALWARTLAGPAAALGAGMLAATAPGFLQRTRLGFCDTDIATLLFPLVQCWLLAHWLDPWLRRPGARGTDAPQGQPGPLLPLLAGLAMALGGGQWHARIADYGAGALWLAAGLALLAARPGARPRLLAGLGLCGLAAFGGVPGLVAALALAGLLHAGKDAALPAPWRPLAAAALLGLALACTPQLPGLAKRVTTLATTYARPQVEPRAPREAVADTALYPGVTQSVIEARAEPLDSAMAKLSPRAWASWAGLAGFAVVAALRPVALLLAPLALVVFFGATLGTRVTMFGGPAVALGLAVPLAWGLRRLTRGRPWGGAAQLAAQALLAGALLVPAYQAAQALRPAPVLTVQHARALKALGAQAEPGAGLWTWWDWGYAAQYYAGLPTFADGARHGGQVLYPLALAMTTPVPRQARQMMQYAALRGYRPWETFDRRPAAEVREFIASLGSARYDLREAPPQYLLTTWEALRLAHWITYYGTWDVTAGQGVHGSHTLLGRFALDGEAGMLLPGEDAPIPLHSAEELTATGRTLRTYDRGHGPRLLINRPAGQAVLLDDLTYNGMLVRLLLCAPDDPEIAEHFRLVYEGFPLVRIWQARREEAPQPPQEGGPGPGGADGPG, from the coding sequence ATGCAAAACGCCGGTCCCCAGGCAGGCGCCCCCGGGCGCCACGGTCTGCGGGACCGGCTCGCGCTTTTGGCCGTGCTGGCGGCGGCCTACCTGGCCGGGCTGTATCCGCGCCTGCTGGAGCTGCCCCTGTGGGCCCACCCGCTGCTGGCCGTGGACGGCGAGCCGCTCATGGCCACCCACGACGCCTACGCCTGGCTGGCCGGGGTGCGCGGCCTGGGCACCGGCGCGGGCTCGGCCATGGCCGGGCTCATCGCCGGGGCGGCGGGGCTTTTCGGCGTGACCCCGGGGCAGGCCGCGTTCTGGATTCCGGCCCTGGCCGCGCCGCTGGTGGGCGTGGCCGCCGCGCTGTGGGCGCGGACCCTGGCCGGACCCGCCGCCGCCCTGGGCGCGGGCATGCTGGCCGCCACGGCCCCGGGGTTCCTGCAACGCACCCGCCTGGGGTTTTGCGACACCGACATCGCCACCCTGCTCTTTCCCCTGGTCCAGTGCTGGCTGCTGGCCCACTGGCTGGACCCCTGGCTGCGCCGCCCGGGAGCGCGCGGGACGGACGCGCCCCAGGGCCAGCCGGGCCCGCTGCTGCCCCTGCTGGCCGGGCTGGCCATGGCCCTGGGCGGCGGGCAGTGGCATGCGCGCATCGCCGACTACGGCGCCGGGGCCCTGTGGCTGGCGGCGGGGCTGGCCCTGCTGGCCGCGCGGCCCGGGGCGCGGCCCCGGCTGCTGGCCGGGCTGGGCCTGTGCGGGCTGGCGGCCTTTGGCGGCGTCCCGGGGCTGGTGGCGGCCCTGGCCCTGGCCGGGCTGCTGCACGCGGGCAAGGACGCCGCCCTGCCCGCGCCCTGGCGGCCCCTGGCGGCGGCGGCCCTGCTGGGGCTGGCCCTGGCCTGCACGCCGCAGCTCCCGGGGCTGGCCAAGCGCGTCACCACCCTGGCCACCACCTACGCCCGGCCCCAGGTGGAGCCGCGCGCCCCGCGCGAGGCCGTGGCGGACACCGCCCTGTACCCCGGCGTGACCCAAAGCGTCATCGAGGCCCGCGCCGAACCCCTGGACTCGGCCATGGCCAAGCTCTCGCCCCGGGCCTGGGCGTCCTGGGCGGGGCTGGCGGGCTTCGCCGTGGTGGCGGCGCTGCGCCCGGTGGCGCTGCTGCTGGCGCCCCTGGCGCTGGTGGTCTTTTTCGGCGCGACCCTGGGCACGCGGGTGACCATGTTCGGCGGGCCCGCCGTGGCCCTGGGGCTGGCCGTGCCCCTGGCCTGGGGCCTGCGGCGGCTCACGCGCGGGCGGCCCTGGGGCGGCGCGGCGCAGCTGGCGGCCCAGGCCCTGCTGGCCGGGGCCCTGCTCGTGCCCGCGTACCAGGCGGCCCAGGCCCTGCGCCCGGCCCCGGTGCTCACCGTGCAGCACGCCCGGGCCCTGAAGGCCCTGGGCGCCCAGGCCGAGCCCGGGGCCGGCCTGTGGACGTGGTGGGACTGGGGCTACGCCGCGCAATACTACGCGGGCCTGCCGACCTTCGCCGACGGCGCGCGCCACGGCGGGCAGGTCCTCTACCCCCTGGCCCTGGCCATGACCACCCCCGTGCCCCGCCAGGCGCGGCAGATGATGCAATACGCCGCCCTGCGCGGCTACCGCCCCTGGGAGACCTTCGACCGGCGCCCCGCCGCCGAGGTCCGCGAATTCATCGCCAGCCTGGGCAGCGCGCGCTACGACCTGCGCGAGGCCCCGCCCCAGTATCTGCTGACCACCTGGGAAGCCCTGCGCCTGGCCCACTGGATCACCTACTACGGCACCTGGGACGTGACCGCAGGCCAGGGCGTGCACGGCAGCCACACCCTGCTGGGGCGCTTCGCCCTGGACGGCGAGGCGGGCATGCTGCTGCCCGGGGAGGACGCGCCCATCCCGCTGCACAGCGCCGAGGAGCTCACGGCCACCGGGCGCACCCTGCGCACCTACGACCGCGGCCACGGGCCCCGGCTGCTCATCAACCGCCCGGCGGGCCAGGCCGTGCTGCTCGACGACCTGACCTACAACGGGATGCTGGTGCGGCTTTTGCTGTGCGCGCCCGACGACCCGGAGATCGCCGAGCATTTCAGGCTGGTGTACGAGGGGTTCCCCCTGGTGCGCATCTGGCAGGCCAGGCGGGAGGAGGCCCCCCAGCCCCCGCAGGAGGGCGGGCCCGGGCCCGGCGGGGCGGACGGCCCCGGCTAG
- a CDS encoding DegT/DnrJ/EryC1/StrS family aminotransferase, which produces MRIPFIDLKQQFHRLEPEIRRRMDAVLAHGQFILGPEVDELERELAAFTGVRHAIGCSSGTDALLLALMAHGVGPGDAIFLPPFTFVATAEVVALLGATPVFVDVDPETFNIDPEALRLALRALDMGDPGKYPLPAGVGRLTPRGVIPVDIFGLSADYAAIQSLADKHGLFVLQDAAQSFGGLYHGKRCGAMGHVGATSFFPAKPLGCYGDGGAVFTDDDELAALMRSLLFHGKGGHKYDNDRIGINGRLDTLQAAILLPKLAIFTEELDARQRVAERYTELLAPVPGLTLQAIPQGCRSAWAQFSFLHERRDAIQQALHAAGIPTAVYYPKPLHMQKAFANLGYRPEDMPVSLDLSRRIMSLPMHPYLDDALIAEISAAVAGAAS; this is translated from the coding sequence ATGCGCATCCCGTTCATCGATCTCAAGCAGCAGTTCCACCGCCTGGAGCCGGAAATCCGCCGCCGCATGGACGCGGTGCTGGCCCACGGGCAGTTCATCCTCGGCCCGGAAGTGGACGAGCTGGAGCGTGAGCTGGCCGCCTTCACCGGCGTGCGCCACGCCATCGGCTGCTCCAGCGGCACCGACGCGCTGCTGCTGGCGCTCATGGCCCACGGCGTGGGCCCCGGCGACGCCATCTTCCTGCCGCCCTTCACCTTCGTGGCCACCGCCGAGGTCGTGGCCCTGCTGGGCGCCACCCCGGTCTTCGTGGACGTGGACCCCGAAACCTTCAACATCGACCCCGAGGCCCTGCGCCTGGCCCTGCGCGCCCTGGACATGGGCGACCCCGGCAAGTACCCCCTGCCCGCGGGCGTAGGCAGGCTGACTCCCCGGGGCGTCATCCCCGTGGACATCTTCGGCCTGTCCGCCGACTACGCGGCCATCCAGAGCCTGGCCGACAAGCACGGGCTGTTCGTGCTCCAGGACGCGGCCCAGAGCTTCGGCGGGCTTTACCACGGCAAGCGCTGCGGGGCCATGGGCCATGTGGGCGCCACGAGCTTCTTCCCGGCCAAGCCCCTGGGCTGCTACGGCGACGGCGGCGCGGTGTTCACCGACGACGACGAGCTGGCCGCGCTGATGCGCTCGCTGCTCTTCCACGGCAAGGGCGGCCACAAGTACGACAACGACCGCATCGGCATCAACGGCCGCCTGGACACCCTGCAGGCCGCCATCCTGCTGCCCAAGCTGGCCATCTTCACCGAAGAGCTGGACGCCCGCCAGCGCGTGGCCGAGCGCTACACCGAACTGCTCGCGCCCGTGCCGGGGCTGACCCTGCAAGCCATCCCCCAGGGCTGCCGCAGCGCCTGGGCCCAGTTCTCCTTCCTGCACGAGCGGCGCGACGCCATCCAGCAGGCCCTGCACGCGGCGGGCATCCCCACGGCGGTGTACTATCCCAAGCCCCTGCACATGCAGAAGGCCTTCGCCAACCTGGGCTACCGGCCCGAGGACATGCCCGTATCCCTGGACCTGTCGCGGCGCATCATGAGCCTGCCCATGCACCCCTACCTGGACGACGCGCTCATCGCGGAGATCAGCGCCGCCGTGGCCGGGGCGGCCTCGTAG
- a CDS encoding NAD-dependent epimerase/dehydratase family protein has protein sequence MSELAVVFGGSGFLGSHVCDELTRAGYRVRVCDLTPSPFLQPGQEMIPCDILDREAVARAVDGADHVYNFAGLADIDEARDNPIRTLELNVMGNAHILEACRAAGVRRYVFASTVYVYSEKGSFYRASKQASERVIEAYRERYGVEYTILRYGSLYGRRADMRNGIYRILHSALTQGHVTYSGTGEEQREYIHVRDAARLSVRILDAQYANQHVILTGPYPYKVRDLMDMVREIMGNRPDIRFLNKPLGGHYKITPYAFLPRLGTKLVGESYTDMGQGLLDCLAEMHETLTSEDATGKDD, from the coding sequence ATGAGCGAACTGGCCGTTGTTTTCGGAGGCTCGGGCTTCCTGGGCAGCCACGTCTGCGACGAGCTGACCCGGGCCGGATACCGCGTGCGCGTGTGCGACCTCACGCCCTCGCCCTTCCTGCAACCCGGGCAGGAAATGATCCCCTGCGACATCCTGGACCGCGAGGCCGTGGCCCGGGCCGTGGACGGCGCCGACCACGTCTACAACTTCGCCGGGCTGGCCGACATCGACGAGGCGCGCGACAACCCCATCCGCACCCTTGAGCTCAACGTCATGGGCAACGCCCATATCCTGGAGGCCTGCCGGGCCGCCGGGGTGCGGCGCTACGTGTTCGCCAGCACGGTCTACGTCTATTCCGAAAAGGGCTCGTTCTACCGCGCCAGCAAGCAGGCCTCCGAGCGCGTCATCGAGGCCTACCGCGAGCGCTACGGCGTGGAGTACACCATCCTGCGCTACGGCTCGCTCTATGGCCGCCGGGCCGACATGCGCAACGGCATCTACCGCATCCTGCACTCGGCCCTGACCCAGGGCCACGTGACCTACTCGGGCACCGGCGAGGAGCAGCGCGAGTACATCCACGTGCGCGACGCCGCGCGCCTGTCGGTGCGCATCCTGGACGCCCAGTACGCCAACCAGCACGTCATCCTCACCGGGCCCTACCCCTACAAGGTCCGCGACCTGATGGACATGGTGCGCGAGATCATGGGCAACCGGCCCGACATCCGCTTCCTGAACAAGCCCCTGGGCGGGCACTACAAGATCACGCCCTACGCCTTTTTGCCGCGCCTGGGTACCAAGCTGGTGGGCGAATCGTACACCGACATGGGCCAGGGCCTGCTCGACTGCCTGGCCGAGATGCACGAAACCCTGACCAGCGAAGACGCCACGGGCAAAGACGACTGA
- the kdsB gene encoding 3-deoxy-manno-octulosonate cytidylyltransferase: MNIIAVIPARMGSSRFPGKPLAPIAGIPMIGHVWKRTALALGQDKTWVATCDREIFDYIESVGGRAVMTADTHERCTDRTAEAMLKIEASTGRADVVVMVQGDEPLVTPEMIRQAVAPFEADPSVQVVNLMGDLASREEHDDPNEVKVVVDLAGNALYFSREPIPSWKKGAKSLPMYKQVCIIPFRRDFLLTFNQLAPTPLEEAESVDMLRLLEHGHKVRMIHTTGRNIGVDTARDLAVAEALMAGDAIFPGYAQDLRR; encoded by the coding sequence ATGAACATCATCGCCGTCATCCCCGCCCGCATGGGCTCCTCGCGCTTTCCCGGCAAGCCCCTGGCGCCCATCGCGGGCATCCCCATGATCGGCCACGTCTGGAAGCGCACGGCCCTGGCCCTGGGCCAGGACAAGACCTGGGTCGCCACCTGCGACCGCGAGATTTTCGACTACATCGAGTCCGTGGGCGGGCGCGCGGTGATGACCGCCGACACCCACGAACGCTGCACCGACCGCACCGCCGAGGCCATGCTCAAGATCGAGGCCAGCACCGGGCGCGCCGACGTGGTGGTCATGGTCCAGGGCGACGAGCCCCTGGTGACCCCGGAGATGATCCGCCAGGCCGTAGCGCCCTTCGAGGCCGACCCCTCGGTGCAGGTGGTCAACCTCATGGGCGACCTGGCCAGCCGCGAGGAGCACGACGACCCCAACGAGGTCAAGGTGGTGGTGGACCTGGCGGGCAACGCCCTGTACTTCTCGCGCGAGCCCATCCCCTCGTGGAAGAAGGGCGCCAAGAGCCTGCCCATGTACAAGCAGGTCTGCATCATCCCCTTCCGGCGCGACTTCCTGCTGACCTTCAACCAGCTGGCGCCCACGCCCCTGGAGGAGGCCGAGTCCGTGGATATGCTGCGCCTGCTGGAGCACGGGCACAAGGTGCGCATGATCCACACCACGGGCCGCAACATCGGGGTGGACACCGCCCGCGACCTGGCCGTGGCCGAGGCGCTCATGGCCGGGGACGCCATCTTCCCCGGCTACGCCCAGGACCTGCGCCGCTAG
- a CDS encoding HpcH/HpaI aldolase family protein, whose protein sequence is MQSLKKRITKGEPVLGSWITLAHPAIAEIMTRAGFDWLAVDLEHSVITIREAEELLRVIELCGAAPLVRLSWNDPVQIKRVMDAGAHGVIVPMVNSAEQARAAVAAVRYPARGTRGVGLARAQGYGTRFAQYKDWLEDNATVIVQVEHIEAVRNLEEILAVDGVDGFIVGPYDLSGSLGLPGAFDHPDMLAAMARIREVAAAVGARSGIHVIEPNPEELTMRLGQGYTFVAYSLDVRMLDVASRAGLAAARKG, encoded by the coding sequence ATGCAAAGCCTGAAGAAGCGCATCACCAAGGGCGAACCCGTCCTGGGCTCGTGGATCACCCTGGCCCACCCGGCCATCGCCGAGATCATGACCCGCGCCGGGTTCGACTGGCTGGCCGTGGACCTGGAGCACAGCGTCATCACCATCCGCGAGGCCGAGGAGCTGCTCCGCGTCATCGAGCTGTGCGGCGCAGCGCCCCTGGTGCGCCTGTCGTGGAACGACCCGGTGCAGATCAAGCGCGTCATGGACGCCGGGGCCCACGGGGTCATCGTGCCCATGGTCAACAGCGCCGAGCAGGCCCGGGCCGCCGTGGCCGCCGTGCGCTACCCCGCCCGGGGCACGCGCGGGGTGGGCCTGGCCCGGGCCCAGGGCTACGGCACCCGCTTTGCCCAGTACAAGGACTGGCTGGAGGACAACGCCACGGTCATTGTCCAGGTGGAGCACATCGAGGCCGTGCGCAACCTGGAGGAGATCCTGGCCGTGGACGGGGTGGACGGCTTCATCGTCGGCCCCTACGACCTGTCGGGCTCCCTGGGCCTGCCCGGTGCCTTCGACCACCCCGACATGCTCGCCGCCATGGCGCGCATCCGCGAGGTGGCCGCCGCCGTGGGCGCGCGCTCGGGCATCCACGTCATCGAGCCCAACCCCGAAGAACTGACCATGCGCCTGGGCCAGGGCTACACCTTCGTGGCCTACAGCCTGGACGTGCGCATGCTCGACGTGGCCAGCCGCGCCGGGCTGGCCGCCGCCCGCAAAGGATAA